The following nucleotide sequence is from Devosia salina.
CAGGTGCTTGGTTCGGGATCCGACGCCTGGAAATATTGGGACGAACGCCGCGCGGGCAATGTCAGCGACGAGCAATGGCGCGGCGTGCAGGGCGGCATAGCGCGTTCGGCCGGCGTCTGCATGACCATGGGTACTGCCTCGACGATGACGGCGATTGCCGACGCCATGGGGCTGACCCTGCCGGGCGCCTCATCCATCCCGGCTGTGGATTCGGCGCATGCCCGCATGTCGGCCGATTGCGGAAGGCGGATTGTCGATATGGTCTGGGAGGAGTTGACGCCAGACAGGATCGTGACCGAAGCCGCGGTACGCAACGCGGCCATTGTCGCCATGGCCACGGGCTGCTCCACCAATGCAGTCGTGCATCTGATCGCCATGGCGCGCCGGGCAGGGGTGGAGCTGTCACTTGATGATCTGGACGCACTGGGCCGCAATACCCCACTCCTCGCCAATGTCCGGCCATCGGGCAAAGGCTATCTGATGGAGGACTTCTATTTTGCCGGGGGACTGCTGGCGCTGATCAGGCAGATCGCCGATCGCCTCGACACCAGCGTGGTCACCGCAAATGGCAGGACGCTCGGCGAGAACATCGCCGATGCGGTTGTCTACAATGACGACGTCATCCGCCCACTCTCCAACCCGGTCTATCATGAAGGGTCGCTCGCCGTGTTGCGCGGCAATCTCTGCCCCGACGGCGCCATCATCAAGCCGGCCGCCTGCGACCCGAAATATTATGTGCATGAAGGTCCGGCGCTGGTCTTCGACAGCTATCCGGAGATGAAGAAGGCCATCGACGACGAAAACCTCGCGGTGACACCCGATCACGTGCTGGTGCTGCGCAATGCCGGGCCGCAGGGCGGTCCGGGCATGCCCGAATGGGGCATGCTGCCCATCCCCAAGGCGCTGATCAAGCAGGGGCATCGCGACATGCTGCGCATTTCCGATGCGCGCATGTCCGGCACCTCCTATGGCGCCTGCGTGCTGCACGTGGCCCCGGAAAGCTTTGTCGGCGGTCCGCTGGCATTTCTGCAGACGGGCGACATAGTCCGGCTCGACCTTCCCAATCGACGGCTCGACATGCTGGTGGCCGAAGAGGAGATCGACCGCCGGCGTGCCGCCTGGACGCCGCCTGCGCCCCGCTTCGAGCGGGGCTGGGGCTGGATCTATTCCCGGCACGTCACCCAGGCCGACAAGGGTTGCGACTTCGACTTTCTCGAACGCGATTTCGGCCGGGCCGCCGGCGAACCCGACATCTTCTGAGCAAGGGGTTTCATCATGACACTTACCCTGGATCAGGCCCTGACGGGCATTTCCGGCATTCTGGTTACGCCCTATGACGACAAAGGCGACGTCGCGCCGGATCGGCTGGTCCCCATTCTCGACCGCGCGCTTGGCGCCGGGCTGCACATGCCCGTGGTCAATGGCAATACCGGAGAGTTCTACGCCCTGACCACCGAGGAAGCCTCCACGATGGTGCGCGAAGTCGTGCGCCTGGTGGCCGGTCGCGCCCCGGTGCTGGCCGGCATCGGCCGAGGCATCCGCGACGCCACGGCGCTCGCAAGGGTATCGGCGGAGGCGGGCGCGACCGCGCTCATGGTCCATCAGCCGCCCGACCCCTTCGTCGCCCCCCGCGGCATTGTCGACTACCTCAAGGCCATCGCCGACGCGTCGGGCGGGCTGCCGATGATGCTCTATCTGCGCAATGACGCCATTGGCACGAGGGCCATTGCCGATCTCTGCGCCCTGCCGCAGGTCAAGGGTATCAAATGGGCGACACCCAATCCGCTGAAGCTGGCCGAGGCCAAGGCCGCCTGCGATCCGTCGCTGGTCTGGGTCGGCGGACTGGCGGAAATCTGGGCGCCCGCCTTCTATGCGGTGGGTGCACGCGGCTTCACCTCCGGGCTGATCAATGTCTGGCCGGAGCGCTCCCTGGCCATCCATGGCGCGCTCGAGGCGGGACGGTACACCGAGGCCAATGACCTTATCGCCGGCATGAAGGCCTTCGAAGAGATACGCGCCGAGGAAATGAACGGCACCAATGTGACCGGAGTGAAGGCCGTTCTGTTGGCGCTCGGTCGGGACTGCGGACCGACGCGTCCGCCTTCTGCCTGGCCGCTGACCGCGGCCCAGCAGGCGAAACTCGACGCCTTCATCACCCAGAACCAGCTGACTTAGGAGGTCTTCGACATGGACAAGGTCCTTCGCGACAAGCTCATGACCGTTTCAGTCGCAACCCTTGCTACTGCCCTGTTCAAGCGCGGCCTGCGCAATCAGGTCATCCAGGGGGTGCATCCGGTCAGGGCCAAGGGCGTCAACATGGTCGGCCCTGCCTACACACTGCGCTACATTCCGGCTCGCGAGGACCGCAATCAGCTGAGCGAGTTCCGCAATCCGCAACACCCGCAGCGCGTCGCGGTGGAGACCTGCCCGGCCGGGCACGTTCTGGTGATGGACAGCCGCAAGGATCCGCGCGCTGCCTCCGCCGGTGACATTCTCGTCACGCGGCTGATGGTCCGCGGGGTCGCCGGCGTCGTCACCGATGGCGGCTTCCGCGATGCCGCGACGATCGGCACGCTGGACATCCCGGCCTATCATACCCGCCCTTCGAGCCCGACCAACCTCACGCTGCATGAAGCGCTCGATCTCAATGTTCCCATCGGCTGCGGCGACGTGGCCGTGTTCCCCGGTGACATTCTCGTCGGAGACGACGACTGCGTCATCGTCATTCCGCAGGCCATTGCCGGCGAAGTTGCCGACGAGGCGGTCGAGATGACGGCCTATGAAGATTTCGTGGTGGAGAAAGTCAAAGCAGGCACGCCTGTGATCGGCCTCTACCCGCGGACACAGGACCACTTCGTCGCCGAGTTTGAAGCATGGCGTCGCCGCGAAAACCGCTAGGGCCGTTTCGGTTTCCGCTGCCCATTCTCGTGCTGTCGCGGAGAGCAAGACAATGCTAATTGCGCGTGCTAATAGTTATTAGCCAGTATCAACTCCGCAGCCGCCCATGCCGCCCTCCAAGACCGCATCTATGTCCAGACGCCCTGCGCTCAAACGCCAGCCCAGGGCGCGCCGCGTCACCATGACCGATGTGGCGCGTGAGGCAGGGTGTTCACAGGCCACCGTGTCATTTGTGCTCAACGCCGTCCCCGGTATCCGCCTCTCGGCGGACACGAGACAACGTGTTCTCGAGACGGCAAGGCGGTTGGGCTATGGAGAAGCGGCGCCGAAGGCACGGCCGGACGCGCGCCCGACCCGTCGCGCCCGGCGGATTGGCTTTATCGTCGACCAGATCGCGACCAGCCCGGAGGCCGTTCAGGCGATTGACGGGATCACCCAGGCCGCCAAGGAGCAGGGCGATCTGGTCTTCGTGGCCCAGAGCGAGAACGACGCAGACACCGAGTCCGACCTGATCGCGGCCTTTGTGGACCAGGGTGTCGTCGCCTTGGTCTACATGACCATTTTCACCCGCGAGGTGGAGTTGCCGCTGGCTTTGCGCAATCTCGGCATACCGGTCTATCTGCTCAACTGCTACACGACCGGCATGACCCATGCGGCTGTCGTTCCCAGCGAAATCGCCGGTGGCCAGCGCGCCACCCACCATTTGATTACGCAAGGGCATCGGCGCATCGCCACCATCACGGGCGAAATCTGGATGGAGGCCGCGCGGGACCGGCTCAAGGGCTATCGACGGGCCCTGGCAACTGCTGACATCCCCTTCGACGACAGCCTGGTCTTTAACGGCGACTGGTCGGCGAGTGCGGGATATGACGCGACCCGGCGCATCCTCGCCCTGCCCGAGGTGCCGTCTGCCATCTTCTGCCAGAATGACCGCATGGCCATCGGGTGCTTCGAGGCCCTGAAGGAAGCTGGGCTCGACATCCCCCGCGACATGTCGGTCGTCGGCTATGACGACGAGGAGATCGCTCGGCATCTGCACCCGCGGCTGACCACCACCATCCTGCCGCATCGGGCCATGGGGCGATGGGTGATCGAACAGATGCTGGAGGCCGAGACGGACGAGCGCCATTCGCTGACCAAGCTGGAATGCCCATTGGTCGAGCGCGATTCGGTGGCGCCGCCACGCGCCCTCGGCTAGGCCTTAGGCGGCACTATGGATTGCCGCCCGATGAACTCGCATTCGATCTTGAGCTTCTGCAGCCGTTCGTCGGCGTCGATGCCTTCGAAGTCATCGAGCAGTTGATTGACCGCCCAGCGTGCCATTTCGTCATGGGGCAGGACCAGCGTGGAGAGGGGCGGGTTAAGACTGGCCGCGATGTCCTCGTCGTCAAATCCTACGATGGAAATATCTTCGGGAATGGATAGTCCGAGCTGGCGGGCAGCCTCGTAGCAGCCCATCGCCATCCGGTCGCAATAGCAGAAGACGGCAGTCGGCCGATCTGGTCGCGAAAGCAGTTCGAGCGCCCGCTCTCGCCCTGCCTTCACGCTCCAGCCCCCAAGCGTCACAAGGCTTTCATCCACAGCCAGGCCGTGCCTTTCCATGGCCTGGCGAAACCCCTTTTCTCGATCCACGGCCGCTTCGACTATGTGCTCGCCCGCCAGATGGGCGATACGCTTGTGACCCGCCTTGATCAGGGCCTCGGTGGCCGTGTAGCCCCCGACAATGTCTCCCGGGACCGCCGACGGGTAGCGCACCCTGCGCTCGTAGCAATTTAGAAGCACCAGCGGCAGTCCGGCAAAATGGTCCGGAATGGCAACCTCTCGGGTGATCAGCGTGGCATAGATGGAGCCGATGGCATTCTGCGCAACCAGCATGTCCATGGCGGCGCGCTCCAGCTTCGCGCTGTTGCCCGTGCAGAACACGGCGACGGCCACATCCTGCAGGGCCGCCTCGTCACGTGCCCCTTCCAGGAATGGCGCCAGGAATGGGGTCGTCGAGACCTCATCGATGAAGAGGCCGATGACGCGCTGCCGTCCGGCCGGAACCGGATGGGCCGCGCCGCGCCGATATCCCAGTTGCTCGGCAGCCTCCTCGACGCGCCTGCGCGTGGCTTTAGAGATGCGGGCATTGGGCACGCCATTGAGCACCAGCGAAACGGTGGCCTGGGACACGCCAGCCAGTTCCGCCACGTCATGCATGGTTGCGCGCTTTTCCACATCCCCTCCATCGCCACCGGCCACCCGCTTCTAATGCATAAACCCCGTCTCCTGCCAGCTTTTCGCGCCCGTGAGATCGCATGACTCGACGGAATTCCCCGCGTGAAATTGCATCACCGCGCACCCTCTTGCCAAAGCCGTAGAAAAGGTAATACGGTGCTAATAATATAACTAATAGTGCTTAGGGTGGAGATTATGAACTTGGGCAATGCCGCAACCTCCGTGTCGGCTGACGCGTCGCGGATGAGCTTGTCGCTCGATGGGGTCTGGCAGTTCCGGCACGAGGGTGGCCCCTGGCGCGATGCGCATGTGCCACAGCCCTGGCAGGCCGAGTTTTCGGATCTGGTCGATACGTTCGGGCGTGCCATTTACAAGCGCAGCTTCACCCTGCCGTCCGGTTGGGAGGGGCACGATCTGGCATTGCGGTTCGGTGCCGTCAGCTATTTCTGCGAAGTCTTCCTCAACGGCGAGACGCTGGGCAGCCACGAAGGCGCCTTCCTCCCTTTCGAATTCGCCGTTGACGCTTCAATCCTGCGCGCGACCAACGAGATTGAGGTGAGGGTGGCCCTGCCTTCGGCCGATCACCACGCCTTTCCCGAGTTTCCTTTCGCCGAGGTGCCGCACGGCAAGATCTCCTGGTACGGGCGGATCGGTGGTTTGTGGCAATCCGTTTCACTGGAGGCCCGCGACCGGCGGCGGCTCGAAAGCGTCGTCATCGAGGCAGGCATGGATGGCGTGTTGCGCGCCAACCTGGCGTTCTCCGATGCGGCGAAGGGTCTTGCTGCCAATGTGGAAGTGCGCGACGCCGACGGAACTGTGGTGGCGCAAGCCGCAATCACGGCCGATGGCCGCTTGCCGGTAGTCCTTCATGTGCCCGGCGCCAAGCTCTGGGATGTGGGCCAGCCCAACCTCTATACCCTCGCGGTAAATCTGGCCGACGGTATCGATGTGCATGAGGAAACCTTCGGCTTCCGCACCGTCACCACCGCCAATGGCCAAATTCTGCTTAACGGCAAGCCGGTCTACATGCGCGGAGCGCTGGACCAGGACTACTACCCCGACGGCATCTACACCCCGCCTTCGCTTGAATTCCTAGAGGACCAGGCGAGAAAAGCCGTCGAACTCGGCCTCAATACGCTGCGCTGCCATATCAAGGTGCCCGACCCGCGCTATTACGACGTGGCCGACCGCTTTGGCCTTCTGGTGTGGACGGAAGTCCCCAATGTGCAGAGCTTCACTGCTGACTCAGCGCGCCGCATGCGCGAGACCATGGTCGGCATTCTCGCCCGCGATCGCAATCATCCCTCGATCATCGCCTGGACGCTGATCAACGAGGACTGGGGCACGCGCCTCGTCGAGAATGCGGAGCACCGGCAATGGCTAAAGCAGAGCTATGACTGGCTCAAGGCCGAGGACCCCACTCGGCTGGTGATCGACAACTCCGCCTGTTTCCCCAACTTCCACGTCAAGACCGACCTCAACGACTACCATTACTACCGCTCGGTTCCCGAGCGTCGGCAGGAATGGGATGATATCACCGCCCAGTTCGCGGCAGGTGCCGATTGGACCTTCTCGCCGCTGGGCGACGCCGAGCGGCGGGGCGACGAGCCGCTGATCGTGTCCGAATTCGGTGTCTGGGGCCTGCCTGATCCGGGCAAATTGCGCCGCGAGGACGGCACGGAGCCGGACTGGTTCGAGACCGGATCGCTCTGGGGCGACGGCGTGGCGCTGCCGCATGGCGTCGAAGAGCGCTTCGGCGCACTCGACATGGCACGCACCTTTGGCAGCTTCCATGGCTTCATCGAAAAGGTCCAGTGGTACCAGTTCATGAACCTGCGCTACCAGATCGAGGAAATGCGGCGCTATCCCTCGATCATGGGCTACGTCATCACCGAGCTGACGGATGTGCACTGGGAGGCCAATGGGCTGCTCGACATCGAGCGCAATCCCCGTGTGTTCCACGATGTCTTCGCCACCATCAACACCGATATTGTCATCGTCCCGCGGCCGGCGCGATACGCGGCCTGGGCCGGCGAAGACCTCGATCTCGAACTCAGGATTGCCACGGGCGGTCTGTCCATACCGGCGGGCGCGCGACTGACCTGGCGCGGCGGGGTCAGCGGCTCTCTGGAGGTGCCCGCGACCGGTCCCGTTTCCGTGGCCGATCTGGGCAGGACGGCCATTCGCATGCCCGACGCTGCGACAAATGAAATGTTGACCATCGAATTCGTGCTCGAAGCCGATGGCGAAGTTCTGGCGCGCAACAGTTGCGACATCGCGCTTTACTCCCAGCGCAAGGCGGCGGGCCTTTCCTCCATCGCAACCGCCGACGCCGATCTCGCAGCCTACGCCAGCGGCCTCGGTTACCGGGTGGTGCCGGCATCCGAGGCCGACATTGTCATTACGCACGCCGTCAATGGCGACGACGTCGAAGCCATCAAGGCCGGCGCCCGCTATGTGATCCTGGCGGACGGCACGGTCCGGACGAACAACAATCTGCGCACCGACATGCCGGACGGGGAACTGCCACATCGCTCCATCGTCGCCGATGGCAGGCAGTTTCGCCCGAGCCTCGACCAGCACCTGCCAGGCATCAGCCTCGTGGAGCGCGACGGGACAATCTGGCGGGGCGATTGGATAGCAGGTTTCTCCTGGATCCGGCGCGACGGGCACTTCTCCAATATCCCGGGCGGCCCGCTCTTCGACCTGAGCTTGTCCGGCGTGGTGCCGCACCACCTGCTCACCGGGTTCCGGCCCTGGGAGTTCGGCAGCAACGTGATTTCCGGGATGGTCTGCGGCTGGGTCCACAAGCCTGCGGCCATTATCGGGCAGAAGCGCGTCGGCCGCGGCGGGGTGGTGGCGACGACATTCCGGCTGACGCGCGAGGCACCGGGCGCCGATCCGGTGGCGGCGGCCCTTCTCGACGCCATCGTGGCGACAGCGGCGGACCTGCCGGTGGATCGGGGAGCGATCTAGAAACCAGTCCCTGACCGCGCCGCATCGGCAAGGTCAGCGTGGAGCCGATCGGACGGAGAGCCGACGGACCCCAGTAGTTCGGAGGAGACCAGTATGGCCGATATCGTCCTCAAGGACGTGAGCAAGTCCTATGGCACGGTGAAGGTGCTCGAGCGGGTGAACATGCATATCCGCTCTGGCGAATTCATCGTCTTTCTCGGCCCCTCGGGCTGCGGCAAGTCGACATTGCTGCGGATGATCGCGGGTCTCGAGGCGGTCAATGATGGCGAAATCCACATTGGTGACCGCCGCGTCGACCAACTGCCGCCCAATCAGCGCGGCGTGGCCATGGTGTTCCAGAACTACGCCCTCTACCCGCATATGACCGTGCGCCAGAACATGAGTTTCGGGCTCGAAAACATCGGTACCGACAAGGGCGAGATCGCCCGGCGCGTCGACGAGGCCGCCCGCATGCTGGAAATCGGGCAATTGCTCGATCGCCGGCCGGCGCAGTTGTCCGGCGGCCAGCGTCAGCGCGTCGCCATCGGCCGGGCCATCGTTCGCGAGCCGCAGGCCTTCCTGCTCGACGAGCCGCTGTCCAATCTCGACGCCGGCCTCAGGGTGCGCACACGGGTGGAACTGGCCCAATTGCACCAGCGCATCGGGACCACGATGATTTTCGTCACGCATGACCAGACCGAGGCCATGACGCTGGCCAGCCGGATCGTGGTGATGAACAACCGGAGAGTGGAGCAGATCGGCTCGCCGATGGATGTCTATTCCCGCCCGGCCAGCCGCTTCGTTGCAGCCTTTGTCGGTTCCCCATCGATGAACTTTGTGCCCGTCAGCGCGCTCGATGTGGTCGATAGTCGAATGGTCGCGACAGCGGGGGGCGGCAGGGTCTCAACCACGATCGCGGAAAGCAATGCGCCGGCCATGGCGGAGGGCCTTGTTCTGGGCATTCGCCCCGAGGCGCTGACCGTGGCCGAAGCCGGAGAATTGCGCGGAACCATAGCGCTGGTCGAACGGCTGGGCGACCGCACACTGGTGCATGTCACCCTGACCGACGGCACGCTGGTGATCGGAGAAGACGTCGGCAAGAGCCTGCTGGAGCCCGGCATGGAGGTCCAGCTGTCGGTGGACGGTGCCGCCACCCATCTCTTCGACGCCCAGGGCACAGCTTTCCACGGCAACTGAGTACACGAAATTCGGACTGGCGGCTCGGCTCAATGCGCCGCCGGGACCCGAAATAGGATCATGCATTGGGCATGACATGGGAGGAGTGAACATGAACAAGACAATGAAACGCCTGGCATTGGTGTCAACGGTACTCATGGGCCTGACGGGCACAGCATTTGCCCAGCAGACGGTCGTCTGGTGGGACTTTCTGGCCGGCGGCGACGGCGTCCGCATGAAAGCGCTGATCGACGCCTTCAATGAGGAGCATGCAGGCGAGATCACCATCGAAGGCACGACCCTGGAATGGGGCACCCCCTTCTACACAAAGCTGCAGACTTCAGCGGCGATTGGCGAGGGTCCCGACATCGCCACCTATCACCTTTCTCGCATGCCGTTGGCCGTCGATAGCGGCACCTTGTCCGAGATCAGTGACGAGGACCTGGCTTCGGTCGGCCTCTCCGACGACAGCTTCACCTCTGCGGCGGCTCAGGCCGCCAAGGTGGATGGCGTGCGCTATGGTGTGCCATTCGATCAGCACGGCCTGATCCTCTACTACAACAAGGACATGCTCGAAGCCGCCGGCATGCTGGGCGAAAACGGCCTGCCCACCGGGCTCGACGGCATGGAGAATTTCGAGAGCGCGCTGGCCCAGTTCACCAAGGACGGCGCCTATGGCCTGTCCATGCCGACCGGTGACCGATACCGCGCAGTCTACTCGTTCTTCGGCCAGCAGGGCGGCACCATGTTCGACGCCGATGCCGGCGGGTTCTTCCCCTCCGACGAAGATGTCGCCAAGCTGACCACCGCCACCGAGACCATGAAGCGCTGGGTAGACAATGGCTGGACCCCCGCCCAGATCGAGAGCCCGGCCGCGCTGGCGCTCTTCACCTCTGGTCAGGCCGCCTTCTTCATCAACGGCAATTGGGAAGTCCCCACGTTCACCGATCTGGCCGCCAAGGGCGAACTGTTCGAATGGGGCGCCGTGGAATTGCCGGTGCTGTTCGACCAGCCGGCCGCATGGTCCGACTCCCATGCCTTCGTCATTCCCGCCAATGCTGGCAAGGACGCCGATCCGGACAAGCGCGCTGCGGTGATGGAAGTGATCGCATGGATGGACGAGCACAGCCTTGACTGGGCGGGCGCAGGTCATATCCCGGCCTTCAACGCGGTGCGCGAGAGCGCCGATTTCCAGGCATTGAAGCCGCAATCCGACTACGCCGGATTTGCCGCGACGGCCGTGTTCGACCCGCGCACGATCCTCGCTGGCCCCGCCGCCCCGCTCGGCGATGCCTGGACCAACTACATCGTGCCCGCGACCACCGGTGAACTCGACCCGGCCGATGCTGCCATGCAAATGCGCGACGATCTCAACAGCCAGCTCTGACCCGCTGACAACCGGCCGGCGCTCCCAGGGTGCCGGCCATGACACCATCTCTTGGCGGGAGGAGAAACGACATGATCCGCGACAAGCGCTCGGAATATCTGGCGGCCCTGATCCTGGTGGGGCCCTTCATAGCCATTTACGGACTGCTGTTCGTGTGGCCGACCATTCAGATGGTGATGCTCAGTTTCACCAAGGCGCCGCTCATCGGCCCCGGCCAATGGGTCGGCATCGACAATTACGTCAAGATCCTCTCGCACCGCCTGTTTCAGAACGCCACCTGGAACACGGTCTATTTCGTGCTCCTGACCGTCATTCCCAACACGCTGGTGTCGCTGGCCATTGCCATGGCGGTCAATCGCCTCAGGGGCTGGAAGCAGGGCTTTGTCATGGCCTGCTTTTTTCTCCCCTACATCCTGCCGGTCTCGGTGGTCTATCTCACCTGGAACTGGATCATCGACGTGCAATATGGGTTGATCCAGTACATCGTCCGGCCTTTCAACGGCGGAGAGCCGATGTCGCTGACGCGGACCATCCCGTTCTTCATGCCCACGGTGGCTGTGGTCACGATCTGGTGGACGCTGGGCTTCAATGTGCTGCTGTTCATTGCCGGTTTGCGCAACATCTCGCCGGAAATCTATGAGGCCGCGTCCCTCGACAGCGCCGGGCGCTGGCGGCAGTTCCGCAAGATCACCTGGCCGCTGATCTGGCCGGTGACGGCGCTGGTGCTGACCATCCAGCTCATCGCTCAGCTCAAGATCTTCGACCAGGTCTATCTGTTTTCGATCGGGGGACGGCAGGACCCGACCATTGTCATGGTGCAGTACGTCTACAAACTCGCCTTCCAGCAGAACAAGGGCGGGGAGGGCGCTGCCGCAGCGACAATCCTGTTCGCCATCATCATCATCCTCTCCGTCGTGCAGTATCAGGCGCTCCGCGCCAGGGGTGAAAAATGAGCAGCGAAACCATGACACAACCCGGCGCCGCGCTTGCTGAACGGTTTCGCCATGATCGGTTGATCGACATTGGCGGCATCATCCTGACGCTGGTGACCTTTGCCTTTGCACTCATGGCCATCTTCCCAATCTACTGGGCAGTGGTGACCTCCTTCAAATCCGAGACGGAGGTCATTGCGAGCGGCATCTCCCTGTGGCCGAGCCAAATCAACACCGAGGCCTACCAGCACATCTGGAACAACACCAATATCGGGTCCTGGTACATCAACTCGCTGGTGACCTCGTCACTGATCACCTTCGGAGTAATCGTCAGTTCGGCTGGTTGCGCCTATGCCTTGAGCCAGCTGGATTTTCCTGGCCGGAAAATCATCTACATCCTGATCCTGGCCTGCTTCATGGTGCCCATGCAGGCGCTGATCATCAATCATTTCGTCCTGATGGCGCAGTTCAAGCTCCTCAACACATGGGCGGGCATCATCCTGCCGCAGCTCGTCGTGCCGGTGACAATCATCGTCTACAAGCAGTTCTTCGACAGCGTGCCACGAGAGTTCCGCGAGGCCGCACAGATGGATGGGGCAGGGCACTTCAAGACGCTTTTCCGCATCTACCTCCCGATGAACTGGGGCATCACCAGCGCGTTGGCCATCATCACCTTCATCGGCGCCTGGAACAGCTTCTTGTGGCCCTTCCTGGCCGCAACCGGGGAGGCGACGATGACGGTGCCGGTCGGCATCACGCAGGTCAAGGATGCCTATGGCATCGTCTATGCGCGGCTCATGGCCTCCGCGGTCATGGCCGGGCTGCCGGTGGCCACTGTCTTCCTTCTGTTCCAGCGCCGCGTGACCCAGGCGATCATGCTCTCCGCCGGTGTGAAAGGATGAGGGAGAACCGCCGCCGGACGCCGAAATGCGTCCGGCGCCCGGTTATGCGTTTGCTCTATCCCTGGGCATTCCTCTTGTCGCAATCGGCCCCCACCGGACCTACCAGCATCAGCGACCCGCCCAGAGACTAGCCACCGACTTCGGCCCGTGCGCGACCGGCAGGGGCGGGCGAAAAAGTCGCGTGCAATATGACACCAGTCAAAGTCGAGGCCCTCAAAGCCGGGCAGTCTTGCAAGCGGCAACCATGCCGAGCAGGACAAGATCCGGCGGAGGACCGCATGACGAGACGATCACCATTCGACGCCGCCATCGAGGACGGCAATATCTGGCTCAAGGCCACTGCAGAGACACTGCATCTCGACGATTCCCGGCTGGCTTACCCCGCCCTGCGCGCGGGACTGCACGCCCTGCGCGATCGCCTGCCACCCGAGGCAGCGGTGCATCTGTCGGCACAGCTGCCGCTTATCGTGCGTGGCCTTTTCTTCGAAGGTTGGAAGATGGCCGGCAAGCCCACGCCCGACAACACCGTCGAGGAATTCTGTGAAAGGCTAGGCCGGGAGCTGCCGCCCAACTACCAGCGCAACCCGAAGATGGTCGCCGAGGCTGTATTCGACGTCGTCTGGAGGCAGCTCGACCCCGGAGAGTCGGCCAAGGTCATTGATCAGATGCCCAAGGGGCTGCGGCAACTCTGGCCCTCCATTGCACGCCGTGAATCGGCCTGAGACAAGTCGGGACATGGAACCGGCGCCCGGCCCGCGCGGGTCGGCGAAGAGCGATCCTGAACCGGTTGCACGGGGCAGGTCGGTCGTCCCGCCTGCGCCGCATGCCGCGCCCTTCGTGGACGTCCTCCAGGATTTGCAGGTTTCCCCTGGCTCGGGTCTTGCCGAAGAAGAGATCATGGAGCGCCGCCATCATCACGGCGCCAATATTGCCCACATGCGCCCGCCAGCCAGCGCATGGCGACTGCTTTGGCACCAGTTCAATAGCCCGATTGTCTACCTGCTCGGCGCAGCCGCGGCCCTCGCCCTTTATGCCGGTCAGATGGAGGAGGCCATCGCGGTACTGGCGGTTCTCG
It contains:
- a CDS encoding glycoside hydrolase family 2 protein, encoding MNLGNAATSVSADASRMSLSLDGVWQFRHEGGPWRDAHVPQPWQAEFSDLVDTFGRAIYKRSFTLPSGWEGHDLALRFGAVSYFCEVFLNGETLGSHEGAFLPFEFAVDASILRATNEIEVRVALPSADHHAFPEFPFAEVPHGKISWYGRIGGLWQSVSLEARDRRRLESVVIEAGMDGVLRANLAFSDAAKGLAANVEVRDADGTVVAQAAITADGRLPVVLHVPGAKLWDVGQPNLYTLAVNLADGIDVHEETFGFRTVTTANGQILLNGKPVYMRGALDQDYYPDGIYTPPSLEFLEDQARKAVELGLNTLRCHIKVPDPRYYDVADRFGLLVWTEVPNVQSFTADSARRMRETMVGILARDRNHPSIIAWTLINEDWGTRLVENAEHRQWLKQSYDWLKAEDPTRLVIDNSACFPNFHVKTDLNDYHYYRSVPERRQEWDDITAQFAAGADWTFSPLGDAERRGDEPLIVSEFGVWGLPDPGKLRREDGTEPDWFETGSLWGDGVALPHGVEERFGALDMARTFGSFHGFIEKVQWYQFMNLRYQIEEMRRYPSIMGYVITELTDVHWEANGLLDIERNPRVFHDVFATINTDIVIVPRPARYAAWAGEDLDLELRIATGGLSIPAGARLTWRGGVSGSLEVPATGPVSVADLGRTAIRMPDAATNEMLTIEFVLEADGEVLARNSCDIALYSQRKAAGLSSIATADADLAAYASGLGYRVVPASEADIVITHAVNGDDVEAIKAGARYVILADGTVRTNNNLRTDMPDGELPHRSIVADGRQFRPSLDQHLPGISLVERDGTIWRGDWIAGFSWIRRDGHFSNIPGGPLFDLSLSGVVPHHLLTGFRPWEFGSNVISGMVCGWVHKPAAIIGQKRVGRGGVVATTFRLTREAPGADPVAAALLDAIVATAADLPVDRGAI
- a CDS encoding carbohydrate ABC transporter permease, with the translated sequence MIRDKRSEYLAALILVGPFIAIYGLLFVWPTIQMVMLSFTKAPLIGPGQWVGIDNYVKILSHRLFQNATWNTVYFVLLTVIPNTLVSLAIAMAVNRLRGWKQGFVMACFFLPYILPVSVVYLTWNWIIDVQYGLIQYIVRPFNGGEPMSLTRTIPFFMPTVAVVTIWWTLGFNVLLFIAGLRNISPEIYEAASLDSAGRWRQFRKITWPLIWPVTALVLTIQLIAQLKIFDQVYLFSIGGRQDPTIVMVQYVYKLAFQQNKGGEGAAAATILFAIIIILSVVQYQALRARGEK
- a CDS encoding carbohydrate ABC transporter permease, coding for MAIFPIYWAVVTSFKSETEVIASGISLWPSQINTEAYQHIWNNTNIGSWYINSLVTSSLITFGVIVSSAGCAYALSQLDFPGRKIIYILILACFMVPMQALIINHFVLMAQFKLLNTWAGIILPQLVVPVTIIVYKQFFDSVPREFREAAQMDGAGHFKTLFRIYLPMNWGITSALAIITFIGAWNSFLWPFLAATGEATMTVPVGITQVKDAYGIVYARLMASAVMAGLPVATVFLLFQRRVTQAIMLSAGVKG
- a CDS encoding extracellular solute-binding protein, which produces MNKTMKRLALVSTVLMGLTGTAFAQQTVVWWDFLAGGDGVRMKALIDAFNEEHAGEITIEGTTLEWGTPFYTKLQTSAAIGEGPDIATYHLSRMPLAVDSGTLSEISDEDLASVGLSDDSFTSAAAQAAKVDGVRYGVPFDQHGLILYYNKDMLEAAGMLGENGLPTGLDGMENFESALAQFTKDGAYGLSMPTGDRYRAVYSFFGQQGGTMFDADAGGFFPSDEDVAKLTTATETMKRWVDNGWTPAQIESPAALALFTSGQAAFFINGNWEVPTFTDLAAKGELFEWGAVELPVLFDQPAAWSDSHAFVIPANAGKDADPDKRAAVMEVIAWMDEHSLDWAGAGHIPAFNAVRESADFQALKPQSDYAGFAATAVFDPRTILAGPAAPLGDAWTNYIVPATTGELDPADAAMQMRDDLNSQL
- a CDS encoding ABC transporter ATP-binding protein, which codes for MADIVLKDVSKSYGTVKVLERVNMHIRSGEFIVFLGPSGCGKSTLLRMIAGLEAVNDGEIHIGDRRVDQLPPNQRGVAMVFQNYALYPHMTVRQNMSFGLENIGTDKGEIARRVDEAARMLEIGQLLDRRPAQLSGGQRQRVAIGRAIVREPQAFLLDEPLSNLDAGLRVRTRVELAQLHQRIGTTMIFVTHDQTEAMTLASRIVVMNNRRVEQIGSPMDVYSRPASRFVAAFVGSPSMNFVPVSALDVVDSRMVATAGGGRVSTTIAESNAPAMAEGLVLGIRPEALTVAEAGELRGTIALVERLGDRTLVHVTLTDGTLVIGEDVGKSLLEPGMEVQLSVDGAATHLFDAQGTAFHGN